GGTATCAGATACCTACAGGAGGTCTTGGAACATAATCACTGGCAGATAACGGGTACTTCTGTGTTTCTATCATTAATTTGACCCCAGGCTCTTCTACCCTGTATTCTagaagttgttgttgttatccAGTATATCTTAGAGAAATCTCAATAGGACACATAATACCAAAATCACTCAACTATACTGCTGGCTTTGTAAATAGGGgatagtagtgttagtcgctcagttgtgtccaactctttgtaatccaacagactgtagcctgccaggctcctctgtccatgggattctccaggcaagaatactggagtggactgccattcccttctccagaggatcttcctgacccagggattgaaccggggtctcctgcgttgcaggcagtttctttactatttgagctacAGGGGCTTTGTAAACAAAAATCAGTAAATTTTCTTCTTAGAGGGTATATTATTAAATTTAGGTGGAGGGGGGTCTTCCCCAGCTGGATGCAACTCAAAGCTGCTAGAATTTGAGCCAAAGACCAATTTAGTCCCTTCGTCCCAGCTGCATTTTCATCCGAATCACTATTTTCATTAATTCCTCCCCACCCAAAGGTATATATTGCTCAGAATTCGCTAAATTACGTTAAAGGTAATCTAATTAAAATGTCTTCTAATAATGTTACCTCTGGCTTTCCTAGGTCAGTGAAATGGGTGCCTGGACAGCAACTTCCCAGCATCATTCAAAAGATACTCATCCTTATTTCTCAGGAAACTCTTGCAGACGATACTTATAAAATACCTAGGTCTTGTGTTCAGCTGAACTGGGACAAGAGTACAGGACAACTTCTTTACTTGCCCCAGGAAGTGATTTCTCTATGGTTTATCCATGATCCAAAAGGAAATGCCAAGAGCAGTTTTGTTATCCAGGTTTTTCTCTCATTCCTAagacacacggagaaggcaatggcaccccactccagtactcttgcctggaaaatcccatggacagaggcacctggtaggctacagtccatggggttgctaagagtaagacacgactgagtgacttcactttcacctttcaccttcatgcattggggaaggaaatggcaacccactccagtgttcttgcccggagaatcccagggacgggggagcctggtaaactgccgtctatggggtcgcacagtcggacacgactgaagcgacttagcagcagcagcagcaagacacacCATCTATAGGTCTGAGGGCTGCCACCACCCAGGTTCATTTCCATCACCTCCCATAGAAGAAACCCCAGCTTCCCAAAGCCCCAAACCGCCCTGGCTCAGGCACCGACACGCGAGGGCTCCTCCTGGAACCCCACCGCCCTGCCCTATGTTTCCTTGTTCAGTGGGACTAGGGGATGTCTCTTCACCTTCCTTGTGTGACTGCGGCTCCTAGACCATCACTCTAGGTGTGGGGGTGCCCTGATTCTCCCACTGTTCCCACTGATAACACAGGGCCTTCCACAGAGCGGAGGATCCATGAAGGTTTTTGGAATAAATGAACCAGTGAGCAGAGATTtcatttattactattttatttcttctacatcCTTGAATAAGCTAAGAAAATCCAAGTACATATCTTAATGTTACAGAATAGACTAAAAGTGAGAACTAAAAAGTAaaccacttaatttttttctctattttactaAGTTCTTTCACATTTTCAAGGACATTCTTATTCTAATGCCATCTTATCTTATTACAGAgtacaaataaaatgaaaggttTCCAGATTTGtcttaaaatagcaaaattctttcttctaaacttaaaaaaaaacacaaatgctaAATGTGCCAATGTCATGCATAAACCTAGATTTTGAGAATAACAGACTTTCTAGTTGagtaactacattttaaaatgccaaaaaaataaaagaagatcaAGTTCTAAGTCACCCCAGTGGAAGAGAAACACAAAGATGCTATTTACTACGATTCCCTTGCCCCTAGTCTGTCCCTCTACTAGTTAGATCATTGACTGCCCTCTTAAaacacagtgaagaatctgccttggaCTTCACTCAGGGCAGAAGCTGCTAGATGGGGCACTAGAACTTTCACTGGCCACAGCACTGGTATCATCCATGGTGGCAAGCCCAGATTGGGCTCTTTCTTCCTGCTGTCTCAAAGCCTCCTCATACCACAGAGGGAAGGCTCTAGGGTCACTTCCACTGATCTTAGCCAAAAACTCCAGGAGAGTCATCTTGTAGATCTCCGAGTGGGCCCGGGGACCCCACAGAAACTCATAGCGGGCCGGATCACTGTTGGGCACCTGTCGGTACTCGAAGTACTGCTCCTGCACCAACACTCTGGTAATAAGCTCCCTGGGCTCCCCATAGATAAAGTGCTCTGTCCCATCATATACCCCCATCACATTCAGCACTTCCCACACCTTCTCCTCAGAGACACAACCACCCTCCATAAAGATCATGCTCAGGATAACTATCAGAATACCATTCTTGGGCATGGTCTCCCCATCGCTCATCAGCCCATCGCAGGTGAGGCCCAGGGTAGTGACCAGGGCATAGGAGTCGTCGCTGGGGTCCACTTCCTTCACATCCACGCCAAACGCCAGCTGCAGGCACTCCGAGGCTTCTCTGAAGATCTCAGGGAAGTGATCCTGGTAATCTTTGATAACGACATTCAGCATTTCCGCCTTTGTGGTCAGCTCCTTAGTGCGATACTTGAGGAGCAGAAACTCTACCATATCAGCCACCCTGTCATCAATCACATTTCTGGGCAGGGACTCAGCATTTGGCAGAGCCTGAGAGGTGCTTGGACTCTCCTCTTTTTGGCTGCTGGGGCTATCCCCGGATTCACTCATTGGAGAGGCAACagcagtgggagagagagaggaacttGGAGGGCTCTGTGAAGGACCCTGGGAAGGATCCTGGGAAGGACCCTGGGAAGGATCCTGGGAAGGACCTGGGGGCCCAGGAATAACATTAAGCTCCTCCCCTGGGGAGCTCGAGATCAGAGaataggaagaggaagaggaggagaagggaaatgagGAGGAGCAGGTGGAGGATGAGGACGTATCCTCTTCCACAACTGCCAGAACGCTTTGGGCCTCACTGCCTTCCTCAAGCACGCAGCGCCGTCGCTTTGGAGCATGAGACATGATGACTGGTTTCCGGCAACAGACAGGAGTGTGGGCAGAGGTGACAGATGGGGGACCACGGgcctgggggagagagaggatgagagCAGCTTCAGCTGAGAAACAAATTCTGGGTGGTATGACACAGGCCACTTACAGGTCTCCTCTCGAGGGGTGCTCTTGGACGGAACAGGGGCACTCCTCCTGGGCGGCCTGTCTGCTGGCTACCGGAAGGGCAGGGGCTCCCCAGGATGCAGTCAGCCCATCCTGAGGTTCTGGGGTTCACACGGTGGGGGGATTTGAGCCTTGTGGGTTCCCCTCTGTTCTGGGATAGGGGGCCTCTGGTGCACACTCAGGGCACCCTCCTCACCTTGACTCCTGGTTCTGCCTGGACCTCCTCTGCTCTCTGACCTCAGGACACCAGCCTCAGACCTCCACCTCCTGGTTCCTGGAGCTCCTGTGACAGAAATGGAGGGGACATCTCGGGGGTAGTCCAAAGGGTGGACTCTGTGAGGTCTCCCCAGTTGTGCACTGGGAGGTCCCATCGGGGTTCCCTTGTAGTGCCCACTTTTCCTCTGGCATGGTCTGGACCTTCCCCTTTGGGGGCCTGCAGGGAAACTCAGAACAAGACCTGAGTCTGAACAGAAAGCGCTGAGAGCCCCCACATGTGGCCGCACCTGCCCAGGGATTCCCACAGGTCCTAGGCTGGGGAGATGCTCGGTTCAACTCCTCCTCACCTCCCGCCTGCCCTCCCAGCACTGACCACAGGGGAGGGAGTCTGCTCAGTCCTCTCTTGGGGTCCGGGGAGTCCACCCTCTGTGGATCTGAAGCCTCCGCCCTCTGCCCAAACACCTCACCTTCTGAGACCCTAAGCCAGAGGTCAAGAAAATGCTCACCCTGGCTCACCCCGTTCCAGGGCCTCCATGAGCCCCCACAAGGGCCAGGATCCCTGCCTCCCTATTGTGGTATAACCACCTCAGTCATTCCTCACATGGAACCTAGACTCCAGGCAGGACTGGGGATTGTCCCGTCTGCCATTTTGAGACCCAGCAGCTTTCACAAGGTCTCCCGTCTCTGAGACCCCATGTCAGGAAATGCTGCATGTGGCCGTCCTGCCTGAGGACTACAAGGTCCCCTCTATTCAGGGGTCCAGCTCCCCTTAGTCCTCCCTCAGTGGTCTACCCCCCCTAGGGTCCTCCCAGGGCTGACAGCAGGGGCGGGAATCTGGGGTCCTCACCTTGACCTCTGGTaggacctgggttctgtcctctCCCTACCTGAGGCCCGGTTCCTCACACCAAGTCCCCAGTCTCTCTGAGACCCACATGTCAGGAAGTCAGAAAGGCCTAATGCGCTCTTCTCACCTCAGGGGCTCCCAGCGCCGACAACAGGGTCGGGGATCTGTGGGCTTCCATCAGTCCTCCCTCGGGGTCCCCTCAGTCCTCCCTCAGGACCTTACCTTGTCTCCAGGCAGCACCCGGGATTCTCTCCTCAACCCAACTGAAGCCCCGTCTTTTATACCAGTTCCCCAGTCTCTCCAAGCCCCGGATGTCAGGAACTCCGCCCCCTGTGCCAGGTCCCCAGTCTGAGACTGGCTGTCAGGAAGCCCGCCCCCTCCAGGTCCTCAGTCTGAGACCCGGATGTCAGGAAGTTAGACCGTGTCTGTGGGCTCATTCTACTCCTGGGCTGCCCAGGGCCGACAACAGGAATGGGCTTCTCTCAGGTCTCCTCTGTCTGGGGTCCAGGGTCCCCTCAGTCCTCCCTCGGGGGCTTCAGCTTGACTCTCAGCAGAACCTAAGATCCTCCCCTCTGCCCATCTGAGGCCCCGGTCTCTCTGAGACTCAGATGTGAAAGTCAGGACTTGCTGCCAAGGTGCCTATCCCCCCCACATAGGCCTCCCAGGGCCAGGAATTTGGGGGGTCTCCTCTGTTTGGGGCCCAGAGTCCCCTCAGTCCTTGCTTAGGGTCCTCACCTTGACTCTCAGCAGGACATGGGATTCTCTTCTCCGCCCTGCTGAGCCCCCACCCCGTATACCAGGTCCCTGGTCTTTCTGAGACCTGGATGTCAGAAATGGATGATGCATGTGGTCATCCCACCCCAAGGTCCCTCAGGGTCTTCCTTCAGGTCCTTACTTACCTTCATGTCTGTCAAGGCCTGGGATTCCTCCATCTGCTGACTGAAGGATGCACACCCAAGACCAAACCAACCCTATTTCAGTATCCCAAGGCAAAGTGATGTAATACTAAATCCAGTCTGATGCCTGCGCTGACCGCACCACATCTGTTGGCGGATCCCCTCTGTTCTGGAGTCTAGTGTCCCCTCAGTCCTCCCTGAGGGTCCTCACCTCAAATACTGACAGTTCCTGGGTCCTCTCCTCTGCTTACCTGAGTCCAGCCCTGTCAGCTCgatgtctttccttcttttaGACCATTTCACCCAGCAGAATACAGAGGCCACCGTATCAGGCTACAGCTTGTTGGGGCCTCCATACACTGATAGCAGGGGCAGGGTGGAGCTGACCTCTGTTCTGAGGTTCAAGGTGCCTCCAGTCTTTCCTCAGGGTCCTTGTCTTGACTCCTGGCAGGTTCTGGAACTCCTTTCTTTGCTGATCTGAAGACATATCCCTCTATCCAAGCCTCACTTCCCTGAGACATTCATTTTCTACTTCCCCAGAAGGAAGTCAGAGGCTTCCATGTCCCTCTGACTTGGCACCTATGGGGGCTGACTGCAGGGACAGGGTAAAGCTGGGACCCCTCTCTTCCAGTCTGGGAGATTCCTTCATTGCTCCTTCAATATCCTCACCTTGACTTGTGACAGGGCCTGAGACTCTTTCCTCTTGTGAGCCTGTCCCCTTCCAGCCAAGGCTCTCACCTCTCTGATGACCCCCAGGGCATATCGAGGGAGGCTCACAGTCTGACAGCTCTGCCAGGGATCTCCCACAGCTGTTATCAGGAGTAGAGCTGGATTATCTGGACCTTCTGGGAGGATGCCCCGGCTCAGTCCTCACTTCTGAGGTCCTGGGTCCTTGATGAAATCCTGGCTGGGAGAGGCTCCTCACTGTCAGCTCCAAGCATTTGTCCAGCTGCATCCCTTGTAGAGAATGATTCTGCAACACGAACTAGTTTCTAGATAGGGAGCTGCAGTGCCCATGAGCATGGGGGAGAGTCAGAGAAAAAGCAACCTTTTCAATGGAATCTCTTGACCAGCCAGCCAGACTTCAGAAACATTTTGTTCTAAAAGATTCATTTTCTGCACAGAAGAGGCTGAGCAGCAGCATTTGGGGAGGTCCTGCTCATTTGAAATTATCTAACATTTCATAGTTCAGAgaactgattttcattttcttaacccTCATTCCTAGTATATTCAAAAAACATATACATCTCTGCCAAGTGTATGTTtagaatacatataaaatttcatGAAAGAATACCTACACTTATTGTGTGTGGATCGCTTTAATAGCTCCTATTCTATAATATCTCCAGTCcattctttatcttttgtttgggaacacgtgtatacccgtggcggattcatgttgatgtatggcaaaaccaatacaatattgtaaagtaattagcctctaattaaaataaataaacttaaattaaaaatattattttggaaaGGCCAGTCCTCAGTCTCTTGTCAAAAGTTCAGAAGTAACAGGAGTAGAAACAATGAATGGCTAAAGTAATAATTAGTAATAGTTTATTTTGCCCATGCCAAAAAGACAGTTTGAACACAGAGCATTCAAACCAAACATGGAATGAGGCTCAGGGGTATATCGTTATAAAGCTGCTTATACTGTGGGAAGGCAGTGACTATTCTCACAGTGGTTGGTTATAATATTTGAATTTCTTAAATGATAGGGAATTGGTTAGTGATTACCTCATATCAATTTGGGGAAACAACTGAAGTTTTGCTGATGATTTCCAGAGGCATAAGCAAGAAATGACCCAGATCAAGTTAGCCTTGCAATAAAACCTAAATTAAGCTTTGTTTGTATGACTAAATTGGTTTTGTCTGCTCAGGGAGTTTTTCAAGGCTAGTCTCTGTTTTTGATTGTAACAGACTAAAATGGTTTCAGGTGGTCATTAGCACAGGCTTTGGGGTCCTACAACCTCAGTCATCTCATCTTTCCAGCTGTCCTGTTACTATCCCAGAGCTAATGGTATCTGTGGTTAGAGGGCCTGCCTCTGGTTTGTGCAATGAAATAGG
The nucleotide sequence above comes from Bos javanicus breed banteng chromosome X, ARS-OSU_banteng_1.0, whole genome shotgun sequence. Encoded proteins:
- the MAGEA10 gene encoding melanoma-associated antigen 10, with the translated sequence MSHAPKRRRCVLEEGSEAQSVLAVVEEDTSSSSTCSSSFPFSSSSSSYSLISSSPGEELNVIPGPPGPSQDPSQGPSQDPSQGPSQSPPSSSLSPTAVASPMSESGDSPSSQKEESPSTSQALPNAESLPRNVIDDRVADMVEFLLLKYRTKELTTKAEMLNVVIKDYQDHFPEIFREASECLQLAFGVDVKEVDPSDDSYALVTTLGLTCDGLMSDGETMPKNGILIVILSMIFMEGGCVSEEKVWEVLNVMGVYDGTEHFIYGEPRELITRVLVQEQYFEYRQVPNSDPARYEFLWGPRAHSEIYKMTLLEFLAKISGSDPRAFPLWYEEALRQQEERAQSGLATMDDTSAVASESSSAPSSSFCPE